The Gemmatimonadota bacterium region ACTCGGCGAGGCGCCGATCCTGGAGCACCCGAACCTGCCCGTGGGCGAGCAGCCGCCCATCACCGGCCCCGGGAACGCGCTACCGTTCGCGGAAATGAGGGACGAGTTCCTCGGATCCGCGGAGCGCTGCACCAACGGCGTCGCCGGGCTCACGGACGCCCAGTTGGACGAGCGTGGGTTCGTGGACCCGTTCGGGAAACCGACCACTCGTGGCTCGCTGATCAGCTTCCTGGCGTTCCACCAGGCCTACCACGCGGGCCAGCTCGGCCTGTCGCGGCGCCTCGCCGGGTTCCCCGGCGCGATCGCCGCGCCCGCCGCGACTCCGCTTCCGTAGGACCGCACCCCAGGTTCACACCCGTCACCCATTGGAAAGAGGTAAAGATGTCCGAAGACGCGAAGGGACGCTTCGTCTGGTATGAGCTGGCGACGACCGACACCGCCGGCGCGGAGGCGTTCTACACGAAGGTCATAGGCTGGGGTACCGAGAACTGGACCGCCCCGGTAGAGGGCATGCCGCCGTACCAGATGTGGACGCTCTCCGAGGGGCCGATGGGTGGCCTGATGGAGCTGCCCGAAGAGGCGCGCGCGGCCGGCGCGCCGCCGCACTGGATGGGGCACATCGGCACGCCCGACGCGGACGCCACGGCCGCGCGCGCGGTGGAGCTCGGCGCCACCGTCCTGATGGGCCCGCACTCGATCCCGTCGGTCGGGCGCTTCGCGATCATACGCGACCCGTACGGCGCCGTGTTCTCCGCATACACACCCGAGGGCGACGCGCCGGGGCACGAGGGCGAGCCGCACGAGGGCGAGGTCGCGTGGCACGAGCTACTGACCGACGACTACGAGGGCGCGTTCTCCTTCTACGCCGACCTGTTCGGCTGGGACAAGGGCGAGCCCATGGACATGGGCGAGATGGGGATCTACCAGATCTTCGAGCGCAAAGGCGCGGGCGTCGGCGGCATCATGAACCGCCCGCCAGAATGGCCCGCCAGTTGGCTGTACTACGTGCGGGTCGCGGACCTGGACGCGACGGCCGCAGCCGTGGGGGAGAACGGCGGGCAGGTCGTCAACGGACCCATGGAAGTGCCCGGCGGCGGCCGCATCGCCCAGTGCACGGACCCGCAGGGCGCGGTGTTCGCGCTCTACCAGCCGAGCGCCGGGGCCTGATTCGGGGCGTGCGGATGCGCCGGTGTGTCGCCGGCGCGTCCGCTTTCCGCCTATAACCCGCTGCTGGGCGGTGGAGCCGCCTCCAGCACGGCGCGCACGACTTGCGCGACGGGAATCGCCTCGGCTTCCGCCTGGAAGTTGAGCAGCAACCGGTGCCTGAGGACCGGCAGCGCGACCCGGAGCAGGTCGTCCGGGTTCACGTGAAACCGCCCGTCCGCGAGCGCGTTGGCCTTCGCGCACAGGACCAGCGCCTGCCCCGCGCGCGGACCTGCCCCCCAGCGCAGCCAGCGCTCGACCTCCTCGGGTCCCGAATCGGTGCGCGGCCGCGTGGACCGCACGACACGCGCGGCCCATTCCAGCATGTCGTCGGAGATGGGCACCTCGCGAACCGCCGCCTGCAGCGACAGCACGT contains the following coding sequences:
- a CDS encoding DinB family protein encodes the protein MNAKDELRRQFEFLYYTVDVNTEGLSQEDSLRQPEPGGNCANWILGHLTVVQNRVLDLLGEAPILEHPNLPVGEQPPITGPGNALPFAEMRDEFLGSAERCTNGVAGLTDAQLDERGFVDPFGKPTTRGSLISFLAFHQAYHAGQLGLSRRLAGFPGAIAAPAATPLP
- a CDS encoding VOC family protein; this encodes MSEDAKGRFVWYELATTDTAGAEAFYTKVIGWGTENWTAPVEGMPPYQMWTLSEGPMGGLMELPEEARAAGAPPHWMGHIGTPDADATAARAVELGATVLMGPHSIPSVGRFAIIRDPYGAVFSAYTPEGDAPGHEGEPHEGEVAWHELLTDDYEGAFSFYADLFGWDKGEPMDMGEMGIYQIFERKGAGVGGIMNRPPEWPASWLYYVRVADLDATAAAVGENGGQVVNGPMEVPGGGRIAQCTDPQGAVFALYQPSAGA